GCTTTGGAAATCATTGCATCCTTCAACATGTCCAGAACTGTGTCCTGCAAAGACACGCGCACAGAGCTCCAGGTGAAAAGGTCCCATAAATCATCATCCCCACTGCTTTTGGAAAGACACCACAAAATGCCAGAGCGTCATTTACACAAGCTTGGATTAAACCAGGCCACGACGGTCTGTTTTTAACAACCTCAGGGCCACTGTGACACCTCACTAGGTAATCACTGCAGCAAATCAAATAAGCCAGGCTCCATTAAAACTCACCAGGGATGGCAGAGAAGCaaatttaactaaaaaaatATTGAGAGTTCTGATAGCTCCTGTGGGCCTCATTATTTCAATAATCACctcctttgtcattttttatgaaataaaccATGTCCCACACTAGATTTTGCTGGACATCTTAATGCAGTTATTtagatatttcacattttgcagaTAGCTGTAAAAAGTCACTCTCAGTGTATTTAAATGCCTGAAATGACAAATTTAGATTAGCATCATAACAATTGTGAGGCTATAATGATTGTGATTGCATTAGGTTACATAAAACCCTGAAAGGGACTAACATCGCATTCAGGGCTATTATTGTTTTActgtaccctgcttcatgccctatgctgctgggttagactaCGGGTCACCATGACCCCGTACTGAACAAGCAATAATAACGAACAAAGAacttaataatttaaaaaattggagGGGGTGAGTGTAACACCTTGACCCTTCGATTTGCAGCTTTTTGTTATTTAGGCTGGGTCATCATCCATTACGATACCTTGCCAACCAATGACCAAGATGTCAGATGAGTAGCCTTGCTCACCAGGGGAACCAGCTCTCCCTTCTGCATGATCGCAGACAGCTGCTTGCCTCTCTCAGACCCCGAGTCGACCTCGGCGCGTAGCAGATCACCTGTGGACAGGTGAGTGTAGCCATACTTGGCGACGATCCTCTCGCACTGCGTACCCTTCCCAGAGCCAGGCCCTCCTGGGAGACagcgaggaagaggaaggagcaAAAGAATGGTCAGACGGCACCACTTGTGGCAACAGACAGATGACTACAGTGACTTGGTTGTTTAGGAACGTCAGTTGTTTAAACAGACAGTTTTTGGCATCACTAATAGAATAAAATCTAAATGCGTGTCAATCTATAGATCAACTGAGGATATAACAGGATATAACTCGGAGAGTCAGTGAGTAAACATACAGACCCAGATAAATGTCCAGAAACCACAATATAATACAATGTTGGGTCATACTTTATGATACACCTTACTCGATTTGCCAAGAACACAATTCATTCTGTATAAAATTCCCAGTTTCTCGCTGTCATGCAGTTTCGATAGACTGACAATTTAATTGAGgtctttttgaattttttgttatttcacaAATTCATGGGGTGATCCCTGTTAGTTTACCCTCAATTTAGATAGCTTTTCGACTTGCCTGTTCTCTCTAAATAAGCACATCTTCATGTTACATAAGATGCAGCAAATCACTGATATCAAGTGCCTACAATAACACTCACCCACAACAAAGATGATCTTGCGCCCCTTCAGTTTTTctgaaagataaaaaaaaagagaaaaattagaATATTAAAGATCCATAGCTTCAATATATAATCTGCAGAAACTGGTTCTGTCTCCTGTCTTAAAATCcgttatttcttattttaagaaattcttAATGTAATCAGAGAAGAAAACAATACACAGACAAGAGCcatgaataatatttttctcAATCCAACGTTAGGATATGGTCAGTTTAAATCCTGAAATATTACTTTCATGTACTTCAGTTACATCACCTATTTTCAAAAGTCtcttgaagcacacacacacacacacacacacattttcagaaccgcttgtcccttacggggtcacggggaaccggagcctacccggcaacacagggcgtaaggccggagggggaggggacacacccaggacgggacgccagtccgccgcaaggcaccccaagcgggacttgaaccccagacccaccgcagagcaggactgcggtccaacccactgcgccaccgcaccccctctcttgAAGCATCATTATGGAAATAATATAAATCTGctacattacattcacattttttcatttagcagacacttctatctaaagcgatgcacatctcagtgaacaatacaaaaagtgcattacatcaacagagggagagatttGGGTGCAATGCATACATTCAATACTTTACACAGTTCGTACCGTCAGCACCTTTACATAAACAGCAATACATTTTCACCCAGAGGCATATTCTGTTAAACACTAACCAGCGCATTGTTCAGCATTTCTAGACAATCACTATTTACACCATAAGTGAACTGCTGTCCACTAAGAAGCAGGGTCTTTCATGTGACTGCCTTCCAGGTAAAGTGAAATCTTACTCCCACGGGGTCACtttccagctgctgcagttGAATTTATTTCCAGCAGGAGGCACTTGTAGGCAGCCCAATTTACACCATGAACCATGGAATATACACTAAAGAAAATAACACTGAAACTCAGCTGTTGAACCGCTGACAGTAAACCTTGTTTTGTACAATCAGTGTCTTTGCTTAAACAAAACTACTTAGTCACGTGATTTAATAATGGCAGTCTGCGCCGCAATCAGTGTCAAACTAAATTTACCCTGAAGCCGCATATTGTAACAGCTAAAATATATGAATGAAGCAAAATAATCATGTAACTGTCAGGTAAATGGCCTACTGTAAACCTCCTGTCAGATCTAACTCATGCTGACATGCAGGGCCATACATTTATAAGCCTAATCATTACAATTAAGTGAGAAATGAGCCacacaatgacaataaaacaatgagCAACATGCTTAATGAACTGAAACTTCTCTggcctttttaaaatgataaaaccaTTCTGACGCTTTATAATTTCTGTGTAGTTACACACCTAAACCAGAACTGCACTCTACACCTAGAGATAAATACCTCAAAATTCACTTCACCTGCATAAGTTTCACTTACCACACTCACTCATTCCGATATCTGCCtgtcctaatgcagggtcatggtggactggagcctatcccagaagtatacGGTGCTAGGTAGGATACACCCTCGACATGCACTAATCAATATTAGTAATTACCAAAATGTTATTGCTCTATGACCCATGAACTAACATATTGTCTGAATTTGACATGTTTTTAGATACGGAAATATAAACAGTTAGGGGTGGTAATTACCCGCCATGATGAGCTGTTCAATGAAGAAGAATCCTCCGACCTGAAAACACATTAGAGACAAATACATCATACAATTGTTTAATTTCAAAAAGGGGTGATTTGAAACAAGCAGCTAATGTGGCTTAATTCATTCACATGTAAACTGATGTGAAACACAGCTTAGGTAGAGTGCTGGGCAACAACAAGCACTCCAGCTAAACTGTGTTTTGCTGTGGTCgattgaacaaaaaaaagaaaaaaaaaaaaaaaagaaaaaacaaagctcATTTGTGTTGTAATAATTGAAGGATAACTGGAGCCAGTGTGATGGGCAGTATTTTTTGTGACTTGtactttaaaaatgacattttaattaagaaCAATGCTTCGTGAAACGGAACCACAAAAATATTCCTGTTAAACTGCACCCTTTACTAACAAAACAGTCAAGAATCTGtttaaaaaggcagaaattATAACCACTTTCTCAAGCATGAACATAAGATGAGAGACAATGTGGAAAACCTAATAAAAGAGTAGTTGCAAGAATATCAAAACAGGCTTAAAGGGGATGGCTCTTTCACTCAAAAGCATCAAAAATAAAGCCTTAAAAcctgcatttttcaaaataaggCTTTTCCAATATGACTTTTTAAGATGATTACTACTGCTGTGATCATTTATTTTCTGGTGCTTTGCTTTAACATCTTCAACAGTTTACAATGtcttcacaaatttaaaaagaacagtATTTTACTGGACCATTTCTGAATAATTACCTTTTCTCAGACTAAGAGTGACCCAAACTTGAAAACCTATCCTATTACTGAATAGCTGCTTGCTACTATTTTTAACTAATAGCCCTACTGTGAGCCctaacacttttttcttcataaaaaatgtatgtaaaccAAAGCACAAtacaaattcattcattcattcattcattcaagatttTCTCTTTTGCCCTCAGAAAGGTTCCAGCACTGTTAAAGAATACTTCCATACGACAGATAATATACATTACTCAAGCTATATATGAACTACACATGAAATTGCTAACACCATTCCCACAAAGTGAACCACAATTTAAGGTGACATAATAAATCTATTAAGACATCATTTGCAAGCATGCCGTATTAAAGCTGTTGTCTGCCCTTCATCAAAGTCTTATATTGTAGAGTTTCTCTGGCGTAAGCAGGAGGTCACTGATTTCTGCAGAAACACTATCTTAGGAAGCACTTTGCGCTAAGAGGAAGCCACAGTTTACACACAGGGCCATTATAGATGAactaaaagctgaaaaaatttgATTAGCAGTTTATTTGATTGTCTTTCAATAACAAAATTATGTCTGtccagtaaaatgaataaaatgcaaaaatctcTGGATTTAAACATAATCAAATTTAACTGGATGTTTGGccatggggtgcggtggtgcagtgggttggaccacagtcctgctctccagtaggtctggggtttgagtcctgcttggggtgccttgcaacggactggcgtcccgtcctgggtgtgtcccctcctcctctggccttctgccctgtgttaccgggtaggctccggttccccgtgaccccgtatgggacaagcggttctgaaaatgtgtgtgtgtgcgtgtacgtgtgtgttttgGCCATTTCAGCATTCTTGAATAAACATGTCTCcactgcaaatgaaaataaatacattaaaaatttccTCTTCTGCATGTGCATACGCTACGAGTAAAAAGTTTGAGTAAACCAGCCGCAAACTCCTTTTTTATGAGTAATTAGTTAAGTTTGAGCAGGAACTCAGtcaacatgtcttcccagctcttccgcAGCAGTTCCAAGAGATGTAAGACACTTGTGAGTtggctttgctttcactttctTCCGTGCAGTTCATGACACACAGGTATCGGCTAGGTTTTccaggtgtgctcaaacttttgattagTTCTGTATGAAATTTCTgcataaatagataaaaaaaaaaaaaaaaaaattaaataatttctttaaattatagCAGTACTGAAACGCCGAGTATTAACAATGAACATCTGCCAGGTCAAGCAGAGACTGTGGGAATAGTGACACGACATATGGGATGACACAAAATACAGCTGTTACAGCATCCTCCTCAAAGCAAGGTCATTGTGGTCGACTGACAGCTCACATCTCCTTATGTCAATATCACCTCTTGGACATGCTCGTAGTATTCTCAGCACACACGGGCTGTCAGTCTAGGCTAAGGAACTAGACTGTTCTTCCCCTATACGAATCACAGCTCCAAGAAGGTGCATGTTTAATTACAGATTTAAATATAAGGAAAGAACGAAACGTACTAGTTATGTTCATAATCTTCTCAAAAACGGACCTCGCGGCCATTGTTAGGACACTTGGGTCTTAACGCGGGATTAAATAAAGTAAGTGCGTGAAATGACCCACAAAAGCCCCCTTTTACTGTGATAACCCCATCTACAAACTGAAAGGCAAAcgctttaaaaatgcttttctgacaACTGCATCACAGCTTCCAGTACAGGAGTTACTACATTAGTGACTGGCACAAAAACTgcttaaatgtaaacactgggaAGCAGTCTATTCAGACTGCTAATGCCCCAGTAGGTCATCCCAGTGTGATGTGCAGCATGTCGTGTACCTTCAAGGGAAAGTTAGGCACCGGGGGGAATTATGCAGTGTTGCAGTGGCGGGATTTGCAGTGGGAACTGGAGCTACCTGCAGTTACCCTCTGCTTTCTACCTTCTGGACTTCTCCGGCCGGGGTTCCCTTGTATCTACAACACAGAATCAGTGGCTTGCAAGGGGTTTAGTCGACACTCGCTATGGAAAGGCTCTAGGTAGCCAGAGCAACACCATGGCTTCCCCTCAAAATCAACCGAAGGGAGAAGGAACAGGATGAATCTCACCGAATTCCTGTATGTTTTGCCATCCAAATAACCTTTAACTGAGTCTCTTGAGACAACAGTTGACTTTGAAATATACGCCCGGCGCTCGTGGTCTTCTATTTATATCCcagtattaagaaaaaaataaatggcctaagagagaaaagcaaagcaGGAAAGGAGGGGAGTTTGACAGGATTTCCCTGACAGCTACGCTCTTCCATCCCTCATCGGACCGGGCAGCTTGTCTGAGCATCTGACCGGCCTGTCGCCTTTCCGTTACACTAATCTGTTACGAGGCcggagaaaagcagctgatgAGCTTAGACAGGCAACGTGCCACTTTCCAGCCCGCTCGGCAGCCCAGCCTGACCCCCTCGCGCCCCTCCGAGCGCCGATACGCAACGAAAAAACACACCGTTAGCCGCCGTCCTCCGGACTGACTCCTCTCCGCGATTCGCCCGCAGCGTCTAATCCGAGGAGGTCGCGTGTGTGCGCTGCCTGTCAAAGCGGCGTTCTCTGCCTCTCGCCgacccctcccctcctcttccctctGCCTTTTTATAGCGCTAAGGCAGCTCCGgctgcagtgcattctgggaaggtAGAAGCTAGCaaaagggaggggggtgctTGTGAAAAGCTCTCTTGTGCTGTCGGAGGGCGATACTTGCTCCTGCATGCGGTGCTCGCGTTCACATTCCGCAAACCAAGCCTCTCCCGCAGGACAGTTAACTACAGCAAGACCGAGGGCTTCCTGTAGCAAGGGTGGGGTTTTATTAAGATGCTGCGAGCTGCGCTTCCGTTAATAAAAACTGACCCATTTATTTCTAACTTCCACATTCCAAGTCTGGTTACAATAATGCACTCAATACTGGACACCGTTGGCACTACCGTTTCATGTTATTCAGGGGATTGGAGCTGTTAACTGCATGGATGCATGGATAAAGACGATCAGCTTGCAGTTCCCTTTTTTATAAAAAGGTTTTCTGTGCAGGTCAACATGGGATTTTTTTACTATTGAATAAGAACAAATTTTATATTCAGAAAAGTTAGACTACCGaaaagggaaggagggaggacaACGGTAGTGGTGATGCAGAAGGACGATTGCTAAAACCTGAGGTTTTAGTGTGTTTGTTACTGTTACATCCCGTGTGTGCTCGATTTCTCACCTCTCCGCTAGCCCCCGCCGATTCAATTTCCCCATCATCCTCCTGAAGCGCGTCTGCATCGGCAAAGCCTGCGacaccaaaaaacacaaaatgccggttacatttttttttaccattttcctGTATCTGAAGAGCTGCAGGAAACTGTTCAGCtttaagaaaatgacaaatgcagCATTAACGTTTACTTTATATATgtactgcacatttcatttacagggggcgcagtgggtttggccaggtcctgctctctgctgggtctgggggtcaaatcccgcttggggtgccttgtgatggactggcgtcccatcctgggtgtgtcccctccccctccagccttgcgccctgtgttgccgagttaggctccggtttgccgcgaccccgcttggggcaagaggcttcagtcaatgtgtgtgtgcatttcatgtATTCATTCTTAAAGAAAACATGTTCCCTCTGGCtactgaaattaaaagaaaattaacaagTAATGAGTCAAATGCTTAGAATGAAAAGCAACGCACACcaaaaaaaggagcaaaatgtgcttttatttgctGCACACTGGGCTTTCATAACTGTGTAAGCACTTTGTACCGTATTGTTCATTATATGTTGTCTTAGACAAAGAATAAGCAAATTAAtaatgagctaaataaatagtcAAGAATGCTAATTTCAAACAGTGAAATTACTTGAGAATTTTGAGTCAGAGGACTGCAAACATTAAATGATCTGTCATTGTAATGTAACTTGAAACTTTTTAGTTTTCTTCCATTtacccccctcaccccccaccctcccactaTATGCACAATGCATTTAACAAAAGAACTGAACAGTCATAATTTCTCTAAACAGTAGGCACATTCTCCATACTTAATCACACAAATTTCTGAAGGCAagaagtttcattcattcagtccaTTACATTACTAGCCAAGGCAACAAAAGTTATCATATAAGTCAGTGCTCTCAGACAAACAATTTCCCACTGACATCTGTGAGCATGGACACAACTGGCAAACTTCATGGCCTTGCCTTGAGTCACACTTTCGCATGCAGCGGCAACTTGGAGACAAATATAATGTCAATATTTCTTAAATCTTAGCACAGACTTCTTTTTGATgtgcttttcattcatttgtgacTGTACTGGAAATAGGTGAAAGCAACAAATTCTCTTACCCTCCATTTCCTCCCCCTTGGGAAAGAGTCTTTCGGACACGACCGCTTTGATGTCAGCGAATATGTCATCCTCCTCTCGATCTGCATCAATCTGGACACCAGCACAGACTTAGCCAAGACCAGGGACACAACTATTTTGGGGtgcttcatttttactgaacagGAAGGTGTCATCTCCCCTCTCAGAATGTTACTTTACTTTAAAGCTGAACTTTACAAGATACTAAACTAACAGGCTCTGAGAAGAGCACAAAGCTGGACTGTAAAATGCAGTATGAACAGGGAACGAACCTTGCGGTTATGCAAGTATTAGATGGgagttctgaaaatgaatggcTTTAATCCCAAACTGAATATACCAATGGATGCATTTTCTGCTTGCGGCTGTGGTATTCTGTGACCATTTACAGGGGATGTGTGTTGCCAAGGCAACAAAATGAAAGCCCGGTTATGTTTAACATAGGAGGTTCTACTGAAGTACTGTAGGTAGAAATGTTTTCAATGTGGGGGACAGACATGTATCTGAGGTTATTATGGAAAAAACAGTGAATTAATGAGTAATCTCACAAACTATATATGGACTGAGATGACCAGTgctataaaaatgacaaatgtttaaTCTTCTCACAACAAGCTGGTTTTCATGTGGAGAGTGAAGCTGGTTACCCTGACGATAAGTGCCCTCTCCTGGTAGTACTTGGCAATTAAAGTGATATTCTGTTTGAAGGTTTCCAGTCGCCTCTCGATGGCGTGGGTGTTGTCGTCAGGGCGACCTTGCTGGGCTGCTCTCTTCTCTAGCCGCTGTCGGAGTTGCTGATTGGAACAAGCCAGAAGCACCACCAGGTCCGGCGAGCCAATCTGGAGGCAAAGAGGATGCCTGGGACACAACTATATTGTAGACTGCATCTCTACAACCGGTAAAGGGACTACAGGATTTTTTTAGCCTGGTTTACCATTCATGTGTGATGCAACTTTCTACCGTACCTTTGATGGTTTAGCTCTTTCATAATATAATCTAAGTGTATGTGGTGGAAAGTGGAAAGTTAGGGCCTCTCCCACCTGCTCCTCAAAAGTGAAGGCCTGAGATATTTCACGAGGGAAGCCATCCACAATGAAGCCTTTAGCATCCTGTCTCTTGATAAACTGGTGCTTGAGCTCCTCAATGGTGGTCTCCTGGAAACGAGAAACTGCTACCTGAACTGCGCGTTTCACAGACATACAGACAATCAATTCGAGTTCACGGGAAAACCCATGAAGCCCgcataaaaaaactggaaaggaaaggttaaaaattcaaaatttcgGCAGCTTTGAAAGAGACAAGCGTTGATAATTTGAACACTGCGCCAGCGTACGTCTATGGAACGCCGCAACGTTTAAATGGTGCACCTAAATGGGGTGTAGacagaatttttaaatttactaaCCTTTCCAACAAGGAACATAGTCTCACACAAGCTAATGCTACTGGTTGATTTTGATAAATCTAGCCACAAAAGTACAGTATGAGGTGCCGTAAGAAAGCGGtggtgtaaaaatataaaaataaaataaaacataaaaaaacgaAGAGCCAAATTAATAACCAGATACTATTTACGTTAAGAAGCATAGTAATACTGGTAAACGCCGATGCTGTTTCTGCTCTCCATATTTCCTTCTAACGCGGTGTCTTGGATACTCTGCGGCAGCGCATTATTGACCACCAACCAGCACTTAAGCTAAAAGCCAGCACTTAAACACCACTGACATAGTGCAGCAGTAGACGCCTGGGGAAAACGTTCAGGGTTCGGTCTCAGAGAGTACCTGCGGTGCTAGCTCTCCGTTGGCAATTATCTGAGCAATCAGCTCCCATTTCTTGTCGCTGGGGGCgtgctgcagcagctggttCCGCAAGATCTCTCCAACCGAGACACACTCGTAATCGTAGTAGTGCGCCATCTTGGCCGACTGAGTCCCCTTCCCACTTCCTGGTCCTCCTGGGAAGAtgtggaggggagagagaggtgGGGTATGAAAAAGGCTAGGACAAGCAGGGCCAATAAGCGACGCTTCTGAGAACACAGCGCGTGTACTTGCTCAACCTGAATGGTTACCTATGACAAAAATGATATGGGGCCTGGGCTTCGTGGGGTCGAAGACGTCATATTCCTGGATGAGGCCAGAAGTTTCAGTCATATCAGAGTCACTTTCTATGGAGAACTGCGCCTGGATGGGGGGAAGGCGGTCGAATCTGCGGTAGGGGCCAGGACCGGGACCGGGACCAGACTCTGAATGGAGACACAAGCAGACCAGCAGACCACCAGCACTGGTGTGTAATGGCCAGTCATCAAAAGCATCTATACATTCAGTTTCGTTATCAGCATTCGTTTTTGGCAATAAACTGAAACGTATCGATACACCATTTTCACCCTTTAAGTGATTTGTTAGTTCAAAAAAGCTGCacagaagggtctcaaaactcacctcttttggactcgcttctcccctgatctcg
Above is a genomic segment from Scleropages formosus chromosome 17, fSclFor1.1, whole genome shotgun sequence containing:
- the LOC108938634 gene encoding adenylate kinase isoenzyme 5-like isoform X1, with translation MNTTSEAREYLSKRRVPQLFESMLTGLMYHRPDDPMTFLESCLQKVRELGGPEHVSWDTFIAPDRRPLPPLSVGQGKKAALRPESGPGPGPGPYRRFDRLPPIQAQFSIESDSDMTETSGLIQEYDVFDPTKPRPHIIFVIGGPGSGKGTQSAKMAHYYDYECVSVGEILRNQLLQHAPSDKKWELIAQIIANGELAPQETTIEELKHQFIKRQDAKGFIVDGFPREISQAFTFEEQIGSPDLVVLLACSNQQLRQRLEKRAAQQGRPDDNTHAIERRLETFKQNITLIAKYYQERALIVRIDADREEDDIFADIKAVVSERLFPKGEEMEGFADADALQEDDGEIESAGASGEVGGFFFIEQLIMAEKLKGRKIIFVVGGPGSGKGTQCERIVAKYGYTHLSTGDLLRAEVDSGSERGKQLSAIMQKGELVPLDTVLDMLKDAMISKADVSKGFLIDGYPREVKQGEEFEKKIGPPDLLLYIDAKAETMLQRLVKRGETSGRADDNEGTIRKRLDLYYKATEPVIAFYEDRGIVRKINAEASVDEVFGHVAAAIESLK